From one Eucalyptus grandis isolate ANBG69807.140 chromosome 9, ASM1654582v1, whole genome shotgun sequence genomic stretch:
- the LOC104419691 gene encoding peroxidase 41 yields the protein MDFHHLILLLLFVSISVSEAKLSPNYYQKSCPDFERIVRETITDKQMSTPTTAAGTLRLFVHDCLVEGCDASVLVSSNSFNQAERDHDINLSLPGDAFEVVTRAKTALELSCPKTVSCADILAQATRDLISMVGGPFYTVKLGRKDGLVSKASRVEGNLPRISMSFDENIKIFESRGFTVQEFAALLGGHTIGFSHCKEFSDRIFNYGKTSGYDPALNPKFVAGLRQLCANSTRGGSMAAFNDVMTPGKFDNMYYQNLPRGLGLLAIDHALYASPRTRPFVEMFAKDQAAFFQAFSRAMEKFSVLGAKTGRNGEIRSRCDAFNSLRT from the coding sequence ATGGATTTCCACCATTTGATCCTCCTGCTCCTTTTCGTTTCCATCTCTGTCTCCGAAGCCAAGCTCAGCCCTAATTATTACCAGAAATCATGCCCCGATTTCGAGAGGATCGTCCGTGAGACCATCACCGACAAGCAGATGTCCACACCGACCACCGCGGCCGGCACTCTGCGCCTCTTTGTCCACGACTGCTTGGTCGAAGGTTGTGACGCCTCCGTCCTCGTGTCCTCCAACTCCTTCAACCAGGCGGAGCGCGACCACGACATCAACCTGTCTCTCCCAGGGGATGCGTTCGAGGTGGTCACTCGCGCCAAGACCGCCTTGGAGCTCTCTTGCCCTAAGACGGTCTCCTGTGCCGATATATTGGCCCAAGCAACCCGGGACCTTATCAGCATGGTCGGCGGTCCATTCTATACGGTAAAGCTTGGTAGGAAGGATGGCTTGGTGTCGAAGGCATCCAGGGTCGAAGGAAATCTTCCAAGAATTTCCATGAGCTTTGATGAAAACATCAAGATCTTCGAGTCCAGGGGGTTCACCGTGCAAGAATTCGCAGCTCTATTGGGCGGACACACCATCGGGTTCTCCCATTGCAAGGAATTCAGCGACAGGATCTTCAATTATGGCAAGACCTCCGGCTATGATCCCGCTTTAAATCCCAAGTTCGTTGCCGGCTTAAGGCAATTGTGCGCCAATTCCACCAGGGGTGGCAGCATGGCCGCCTTCAATGACGTAATGACGCCCGGAAAGTTCGACAACATGTACTATCAGAACCTGCCGCGTGGCCTAGGGCTATTGGCCATAGACCATGCGTTGTACGCGAGCCCTAGGACACGGCCGTTCGTGGAGATGTTTGCCAAGGACCAAGCCGCGTTTTTCCAGGCGTTTTCGCGTGCCATGGAGAAGTTCAGTGTTCTTGGTGCCAAGACTGGTCGGAATGGAGAGATCAGGAGTAGATGCGACGCGTTCAACTCGCTTAGAACTTAA